The Chloroflexota bacterium genome segment GACCCTTGTGGGCATCAGTAGGCACATAGCCTTGGATGGCGAGATTGAAATCCGGATGCACTTCTGCCGGCAAATGCGGGCCAGGCGGGTACGCGGAGAGAGTGGTATAGCGTTCGCCGTTGAGGGGCTGGCAAGGCTCACTGTGAAATATCAGGGGCAAGTGCACCTTGAACGCTGGAGACGAGGCGGACAGCGAAGCCACGACCAGACTGCCCCTGACTAGCAGGACAAATGCCGTGATGACAGACAAGCCAAACCAGTGCCATGAGCAAACGCGATAAGGTGAGTTCACGAGCAGAGATTATGCCCCAAATTATCTCAAGAGGCAAGACACCATGCAACAGGGCGCGGAACTTCTTTTCCTGGATGGAGTGAGGTCATGCCGCATTGTGCGGCGTGTGAACCGCTTTGTCGTCGCAGTGGAGATCCAAGGACAAAGCGCTTATGCTTGGCTCAACAATACGGGGAGGTTGCTCGAATTTCTCACCCCAGGCAGGGTAGGATTCTGCTTGGCACGGCCAGGCTCCGGCAAAACATCCTACCGCTTATTTGCTATGCAGGAAGGAGAGTTAGGTGCGCTCATTGACACCCAGCTCCAGATGCGCTCCTTTGAGCAGTGCCTGGATCGGAGACTGCTTCCCTGGCTACCAAGTGCGTGTACGTGGAAACGCAACGTCAGGCTTAACCGCTCCGTGGTGGACTATCAGTTGCAGTGCGAAAGCAGCCGAGTGTATCTGGAAGTGAAGAGCGCCGTGCTGAAACAGGGGCGCTACGCTATGTACCCTGACTGCCCCTCCACCAGGGGCAGGAGGCATATCCAAGAACTGATGAACCATGTCAGCCAGGGGGGTAAAGCCTACCTTGTGTTCATGGCAGCATTGCCTGGGGTAGAATTTTTCCGCGCGAATCGCCTGGCTGATGCAGAGCTTGCTTCCTTGCTATTCCGTGCCCACTGCGCCGGAGTGGAGGTACACTCGGTAGGTCTGTTTTATGCCCCGCAGAACGGCGCAGTTGTCCTGTTCGATGCCGATTTACCAGTTGATTGGGGTCAGTGAGCCAGTGCTGGTAAGGCATCCAATTGGCGGAATTGATACCTGTCTGGAGGGGAACGCCTGCTAAGGGCTAGC includes the following:
- the sfsA gene encoding DNA/RNA nuclease SfsA; this translates as MQQGAELLFLDGVRSCRIVRRVNRFVVAVEIQGQSAYAWLNNTGRLLEFLTPGRVGFCLARPGSGKTSYRLFAMQEGELGALIDTQLQMRSFEQCLDRRLLPWLPSACTWKRNVRLNRSVVDYQLQCESSRVYLEVKSAVLKQGRYAMYPDCPSTRGRRHIQELMNHVSQGGKAYLVFMAALPGVEFFRANRLADAELASLLFRAHCAGVEVHSVGLFYAPQNGAVVLFDADLPVDWGQ